tcaaaaataaaataggtacATTACTAACAAATTTTTGGAGTAAAAAAAGGATGTAGGAGAGGACCATAAGGAACTATAcactaaaaaattgaataaataaaatgaacaaattcctagaaacaaaaaACCTACTAAGACTGAATCAGAAAAGTTGAATAAACCTATTCAGCAAGGAGATTCAGCAGGAAGATGGCATCAGTAATCAGAAACCcagcaacaaagaaaagcctggaccagatggcttcaccgTTGAATTCTACCCAACGTTTAAAGCAGAATAAACACCagtttttctcaaactttttcaaaACGTTGAAGAGGAGGTAACATtttctaacttattctatgaggccagtattaccctgacaccaaGCCAGACAAAGGTAccataagaaaactacaaacaaacATCCCTCACAAatgctgatgcaaaaatcctcaacaaaataccagcaataCCAATTTTGCagtacattaaaaggattatacactatGAATGAGCATAATTGACTCCTGAAATAAAAgtatgttccaacacatgaaaATCAGCGTAATATCACATtaacataaagaaggaaaaaaccctCATGTGATCATcttaatcaaagaagaaaaagcatttgtcaaaatttaaccCACATTCATGACAAAATGTTCTTAATAagctataaaaaggaagaaagcaccTTAACATaagattatattaaaaaaaaacacacagctaacattataatgaGACCGAAAGCTTTTACCCTAAGAGCAAAATCAAGGATTCCTGCTTTTACTACTTCTATTTAATACAGTACTGAAGGTTCTAGTTAGTTAAAACAATAAggcaagtaaaataataaaagatattccaattttttaaaaaataaaattttctgttcgcagatgacataatcttatatattaaaaatcttttaGTTTCTGTGATATAAACTATCAGATGCAATAAATAACATTCAGCAaaactgcaggatacaaaatcaacacacaaaaattggTTGTATTTCTACAATAACAAACTatctgaagaagaaatcaagagAACAGTATCATTTGAtagcacaaaagaataaaatacttagaaaccgACTtcaccaaggaaatgaaaaacctGTACAGCAAAACTATAAACATTGCAGAAAAGTAttaaagatgacacaaataaatgaaaagaaatcatgTGTGTATGGAATGGAAGACAAAACCTTGTCAAGATGCCATTGTTATCTATagtcatctacagattcaataaaatCACTACAAAAATTCCAATAATTGCAAAAATAGAGAAACCTATTCTAAAATTCCAATGAAATCTCAAAAAACCCCAAGTAGCCAAACCAATCTTAAAAACTAACAAAGTTAGAGGACTaacacctcctggtttcaaacttACTGCAGTGCTTCAGTACCCAAAACAAGGCTGTGCCAGCATAGACACAGACATAAAGaccaatgcaatagaaataaagaacCAAAGAACACGGTCATGATTTTTAACAAGGGTGTCAACActattcaatggggaaaagacaatatattttaatggtgttaaaaatgaatatttacatgGAACACaataaagttggacccttactttacaccatataaaaaacttaatttaaaatggaCAGAACATCTAATTGTAAgcgctaaaactataaaacccttagaagaaaacataggaaaaatgtttcataacaTAGAATCTGGCAATAACTTCTTGGATATGACAgtgaaagcacagacaacaacaataaaaaatacataaaaatattcatcAAAGTGCCAAGCTTGTATGTATCTGAAGTTATAATCAATAGATTGAAAATACAATTCACggagggaaaaaaatattcaccATTATATATTTGATAAGTAATTAATATCCAGGCCACATAAAGAcctcagcaacaacaaaacaatccaatttaaacatgagcaaaggttttaaaatacgcatttctttaaagaatatatacatatgaccAGTAAGCACAGTATAAGGTGCTGAGCATCACTaatcaagagaaaaatgtaaatccaaaccacaatgcaataccaactGACAAATATAAGTATAGCTGCCATCATAAAAACTGCCACCAGCAAACCAAAGCAACAAAGCCCCAGAGAACAGCAAATGCTGGACGTGGAGAAGTCAGGACTCctgcacactgctggtgggaaagtaagatggcacagccactgtggaaaacagtaatcaccgtatgatccagtaattccacatctgggtatataccccaaaaaaCTGAAAGTGGGAATTTGCACACccctgtttatagcagcattcacAAGAGCCAAAGGGTAGAaaaagcccaaatgtccatcttcagatgaatgaataagcaagcATGATCAATACACACAATggtatattattcagccttaaaaagaaattctaatacatgctacaacataaaccttgaaaatattaaaacaaaaaaatgcaaatattccatGCTTTCCACTTTTATAGCGTATCTAGAGCAGTtaaattcatagacacagaaagtaggatgTGGTTTCCAGGGGATggggggaaagggaaaggggagctATTGTTCCGTGGATAAGAGTTTCACTTTGGGATGATAAGACAGGTTTGGAAgggatagtggtgatagttgcacaacaatgtattTATACTTAACATACTTAAATTTTCTGTTACacatattttaccacagtaaaaaaattagcaagtatttaaaaatctacatattTCTTTGAACTGTTTCTTTACATCCCTTGTCCATTTTTCAATTTGGCTGTTGGTCTTTCAATAATTTAGGATAGCTATATagctacatatatataaataaatataaatatatataaatttataaatataaatatatataaatttataaatatatataaatatataaacatatatatgtatatattacccAAATTAGCTTTTTGTTTGTCGGGTATGTTGCAGATCTATTTCCCCAGTCTGTTGACTTTGACTTTGAGGCATTTTTCTTGCCTATAAAGTGTTAATTTTTATGGCGTCAAATGCATCAGTCTTCTATTCAAAGACTTATTTATGGGTTTGGTGTTTCAGTTTAGGATGATAAAGAAGTTGTGGATATGGATAAAGGAGATGGTTGTACAACACATTATACTGGACGCCACTCAACTGTACATTTaaacatggttaaaatggtaagttttatgttgtatatattttaccaccAAAAAAGGGCCAGGCTTAGATGTTTATATGTTAGGGGTTTGGAGTACCTCTAACATTTATTCCCCTCCAGGGCTCTAATTTATAAAACACCCACACAAGAAAGTAGATACTGACTTCCCAAATCTCCTTACAAGTCCCACAGCAGGGGCTGTCTGGGAAAGCAGAGGTGGAAAAAGTCACATAAACTTGAGGTCAGTGTGAGACCTGCCATCTGCCACCCTGGAATCAGATGGAGGAAGGCATGCTGCAGGCTGAGCTGGAGGATGAGCTGGGCTGGCAGAACAGTCCTCCCACGACCCTAGACCTGAAGTGCTCCCACATGCTCTCAGGCATGTATCAAACCAAGAAAGCAGCTAGGAGGGTAACACAGCTACCTGTATACAGGGAGCTATGAAATATCCGAGCTGCGCAAGTGAGGCACAAGGAGACAGAAGCAGTCTGACCTTTACACAGTGACCTGGCTCAAATTATTTCAGGCTGTCATTAACCAGGCGAGCTCCGCTTTCTCTCTGAGGTGAGTAAACTTGAGGGGGTAAAGTGGGAGTtggggaaaatggaaaagaaagcctGGCAGTATTTCTTCTGTtataagtaaaaagtaaaacatagatGCCGTTTCTCAGTGCCCAAATGTTaggtgaaaaaatgtttttcatcttGGTCATGTCATGTGGACTTTAGCAGAGCAGGACACACATGGTCATTTATCCTTTCCCTCTGCATGTTGTGTGCTTTTTCAGTTTATAATGTACCTGGATCCACTTGCCTCATCACACTAGCTGCAAACAAGGCCACTGAATGTCACACCAGGTGGCCAGCATGTCTGTGAAGGGCAGAAACTGGGGCAGCCAAACAGCTGGCAGAGGCCAGCTAGTAAGTACCCAATCCCACTCCATAGAGGACTCCACACTTAAAAGATAAGCAAGTGTCAGGCTGCCTCACTAGTTATCcctccaaataaaaaaataaaagtaaccccTCCAgggaacatgtgtgtgtgtacacacaaaaCTACATGCACAGCTACATGCAAAGGGGAAAGGCTGGGAAGGAACCAAATCCACCTCTGAACACCAGTTACTTGTGGGGAAGGGGCAGGTGAAGCCAACTGTCAGCATTACTCACCTTTCGACTGATAAGCTTGCATCAGTTCTGGCAATTTCTCATAAAAAGGCCATTTTCACTCCTTGGGTGCTCACCCAGGTCCTGCAAAACTGAGCCACCAACAACTACCTGCACCACTTCCCATGAGGCCAAATAATGGCTTCCCTCAAAGCTCAGacctcccacccacctcccagTCCTCTCCCATGCAGGGGGCTACTGGCCTTCTGGGGGGCAGGGGTCCAGGCCAAACACAACCCACAGATGGTTGGTGAAACCAGCACGTATCCAAGGGCCTTTCCCCCACCTGGGCCGTGTGCCCACTGCATAGATATGCCTGTGCTTGCTCCCCTAGGACACAGACTCCCTTTTCTTCCATTGGAATGAGGGATGGGGAGATTTGATGGTGTCCTGTACAGGCTGGATGTTAATCTGCTGTGGCGCTCTTGGAGAAGCTTGCCTGAGTTCAGCGCTTTCTCAGCACGTGGTGTTTGCTGCCCCTTCAAGCTGCAGGAGTCCCAGAAGGTAAGTGCTACTGCAACGCCCATTTACTGGTGAACAGAGGTCAGGTGATCTGCAGCGGGCCAAGCAGCTGCTAAGTGGCCAACAGGCTGGATCTGCATCTCACTTGCAGAGGCTCTGCCTGGATGCTGGGGCTGCCCTGagactccttcctcctcctcttccctccacagCTCTCCCTGCTTCTATCCACAGCTGTGCTCCAGGTGGGGAACACCTATGGATGCACCAGGGTGCAACTACTCAGAGTCCAGTGTGCAGAAGGGACCCTGCTCTATGCTGTTTCCATATCCAAGCCCAAGCTTGTCTAGAGCTTCAGCAAATCCAAGCCTCCCTGAATTCCCTGCAAGACCAAACGAAGCCCTACAACCCCCACCACTCTGGTTAGCTGCCAGTCCTAGCCCCTGTTCCCTCCTGGGCCACTGTCTGTACAGTTCTGAAGTCCTACAAGAATGTTGAGATCCTAAGCCGACTCACCCAAAGAGGTAAACAACCAGGGGCCTCCAGGGGTAGAGAACATACCCAGACAGGTTCTGCTGCCTGTAGGCTTGATGTCCTTCCCCTACAACATGCCATGCTTGCCAGGCTAGAAGAGGGGCTCCAGAAACTTGGGAAACCTGGGCCTGTAGCTGGCATATGGAAAAGAGGCCTGGAAAAGCACCACTCCTGTCCATGAAGCCCCCACATGGAACCAGGTAATTGGGAAACACATGGGCACACAAGCCTGATCGCCACTCAGACCCAGGTGGGAACTGCAGCAGTGACTTGTCCCCTCTGCCACTCTGGCTGTACCACTACAGGAGGGAGGAACATCCAGTTCCACATGTAAGTGGAGACACTAGGTGTGAGCAGGTTCCAGTGGTTGCTGTAGCTGAACCTTCCCAACCAGGTCCATGCAAGGCCATCTCAGATGGGTGTGCACCTGGGTTGGGCAAGGACACCCCTCAGACAGTGAGCGCCACTGAGGAGGGCTGTCACAGAGACCCCTTTTCCTGCTCCTAGAACAGGTTGGGGGAGTATGGGGGACCTCTCCCACCTCACAGCTGCTTCCAGGAGCCACTACTTTCAAGATGAGACACTCTCCTGCCTGCCTGTTCCCATTTGGCTGCAATAGACCATTGCCAACATTTAGAGAACGAAAAGCGGCCTCACCTATTTTCCCTGACAGGTTGGAGGCAGGTGGGCATGCCCAGGGGACCTGGGGTAGATCCTGTACATCTGCCCACCCCCAGGCTATGCTGGCTTCATCTTATCTGTGGGGTGGGCGGGGGGTGGGAATTACCAAGAGACCATCACACAGGCCATGGACAAGTTCTACAAGAGCCAGGGAGAAGAGCACTGTCCGTGCATGCTGCCCGGCAGCCAGCTCACACACACATCTTTCATTTGACTGCTTTCCCAAAGCAGGCTTTTGCCGTCCAGGATCCCCAAGAAGCCTGGGGAGGAGACTCTGCCAGGCTGAAGGGCCTGTCCCCAAAGGTGCCACCCTCACCAGGCTCATCCTGACAATCTTGGATTATTTTTGCCCTGAAGTTTTGGAGTGGCAGACAGGGAGACAGCAGACAGTACACATTAGCcacctttccagagagcatcagctctCCAGACTGGGGCAGGTCAGACCTCCACTCAGGCGTTTTTCTCACTGGTTGCCAATTGGGGGAAACAGCATTTGTGAGCACCGGCCTGTCTCCCCAGGTCCTGttcagaaaccccatctgtgccTTTAGAGAGACTGCCCTGAGCACACAGGCCCAGCAACCACCATCTACAGCCCCCAGGACCTAATCCCCTTCTACATAGGGTTCAGTGCATGTTAGCAGACACTGGGCTTGATTCCTGCCTAGTCCCTGCCAGATATCCCATGCCCACCTCATTAAGAGAATGAggccacacaaacacactcagGCCATCATGGTGATGGAGTGGCTGGGGTCCCACTTGCCCACCCTTCATTGCTGGTCCAGAGCCAGCTGACCACATTCCTACCCCGAGATGGGACTTTGGGGACATTGTCCACCAGGGTTGCTGACCCCTTTTAAAGTTCCAGAAACATGGCCAGCTGGTCCCCTAGAATTTGGCACATGGGATTAAGCCAAGGCTTGCCTTCAGAAACAGGTTTTTCCACCACGTCGCTGCCCAAGGCCCAGGGCAACCCCAAGTTCATGTGAAGCCTGCCTGCCATGTCCACAGCCCATGCCGACCCCTCCTGGAGCAACTGGAATGCTTGTTCCTGGGCATGTGATAAACCCAGACAGCTTCAGCCTTGCAGGACAACTGTGCGCATCCGGCAGCAGTAGCCAGAGGGCCCATGGAAAGAAGTTGGAGGGGAAACCAGATGctgtgaaaatactttattaGGCAAAACTACATactataaaaatgctttaaaatgcagCAGGAGGAGATGCAAAGACACAAACGAACAAGCGCGTAGTGACACATGGCTGTCAACACAGTAAAGAATCCACACTGCTTCCCCCCCTTTACCTAGAAAAGGAGAGTTCTAGGCCACCTCCTCCTCAGCAtactcctcatcctcctcctcctcggccGTGGCATCCTGATATTGCTGATATTCAGACACCAGGTCGTTCATGTTGCTCTCGGCCTCGGTGAATTCCATCTCATCCATGCCCTCGCCCGTGTACCAGTGGAGAAAGGCCTTGCGCCTGAACATTGCTGTGAACTGCTCTGAGACACGCTTGAAGAGTTCCTGGATGGCCGTATTATTCCCAATGAAGGTGGCCGACATTTTTAGCCCCCGGGGTGGGATGTCACAGACGGCTGTTTTTACATTGTTGGGGAGCCAGTCAGCAAAGTAGCTGCTGTTCTTGTCCTGAATGTTGAACATTTGTTCATCCACCTCCCTCATGGGCATGCGACCCCTGAAAATGGCAGCCGCCGTTAGGTAGCGGCCATGGCGGGGGTCGCAAGCGGCCATCATATTCTTAGCATCAAACATCTGCTGGGTAAGCTCAGCCACAGTCAAGGCCCGGTACTGCTGGCTGCCCCGGCTGGTCAGTGGGGCAAAGCCAGGCATGAAGAAATGCAGCCGCGGAAACGGGACCATGTTCACGGCCAGCTTCCGCAGGTCAGCATTCAGCTGGCCTGGGAAGCGCAGGCACGTGGTGACCCCACTCATGGTAGCAGACACCAGGTGGTTCAGGTCACCGTAGGTGGGTGTGGGCAGTTTTAGGGTCCTGGAACATATGTCATATAGCGCTTCGTTATCTATGCAGAAGGTCTCGTCCGCATTTTCTATGAGCTGGTGGACTGAGAGGGTGGCGTTGTAGGGCTCCACCACGGTGTCTGACACCTTGGGCGAGGGCAGGATGCTGAATGTGTTTATGATCCTGTCTGGGTACTCCTCCCGGATCTTACTGAGCAGAAGGGTGCCCATCCCAGACCCAGTCCCGCCACCCAGGGAGTGGGTCAGCTGGAAACCCTGCAGGCAGTCGCAGCTCTCAGCCTCCTTTCTGACAACGTCCATCACTGACTCCATCAGCTCCGCGCCTTCTGTGTAGTGTCCCTTGGCCCAGTTGTTTCCGGCCCCACACTGACCTGTAAGACAGTACAGCCAGTCACTCGATGGCCAGGTGTACGGTCATCAGTGGTCACCATAATGCAGAAAGCGCCAGTGTCACGTGTGAGGTGAAGGCACCATTCGCCCTGCAGGTGGAGCAAATGAAACCCCCTCCCCCGAGTTACAGCACAGCAGCTTCCCCTGTTAGGAATTAAGTCAGGAGTCAAACCTGAGACGGGCTAACAGACCTCGCTGCAGGCAGCTCCTGCCCGTTTTCAGGGAAGCAGTAGCCACGGCCCCAGCTCAGCTCCCCGCAGGCAGTTTACATCAGTAGCTCCTCACCTTGAGGAGACACCCGGGCCTTCCTCCCAAAGCCCGTTTAGGAAAGGCAGATGGGGCGACTCGACTCAGGGGATAGGAGGGTGTTCAGGGGCCCTGGCTCCACGGTGCCCACAGCGATGACCTTGGGGCATTCGTGGATTTTCAGCTGCCCTGACCCCAGTCCTCCCCCGCAGCTCACCGAAGATGAAGTTGTCCGGCCTGAAGATCTGCCCGAAGAGCCCTGAGCGCACAGAGTCCATGGTGCCCGGCTCCAGATCCACGAGCACAGCGCGGGGCACGTACCTGCCACCTGAGGGGTGGGAGGGCATTAGCAGGGGAGGGCCTCGTTCCCAGCAGGCGGTGGAGGAAGGACGGGGTCTCACCGCTGGCCTCGTTGTAGTACACGTTGATGCGCTCCAGCTGCAGGTGGCTGTCCCCGTGGTAGGTGCCAGCGGAGTCGATGGCATGTTCATCGGAGATCACCTCCCAGAACTGCCAGAGACGGGAGGAGCCAGACAGGCCAGGGCTGAGTCACGGAGGCGCCCCAGCCgctctcccaccccaccctcatcCGCACCCCCATCCCTAGGTCGCGGTGTCCCTGGGGTCCACCCCGGCCGCCTCGCCAACCGCCCAGTTCCACCGTCCCCGGCAGGGAGCCCAGGGGCCGCAATGCAGGGGCACCGCCCCGCCACTGCCAACATCTTCCCTGGCCATCCGGCAGGCCCGGGCTGGGCCCTCAGAGCCCCAGCTGCCAACCTTGGCACCGATCTGGTTCCCGCACTGCCCGGCCTGCGTGAGCACAATCTCCCTCATGGCCAAGGCGGGATTAGGGCGGCAGGAGAAACGCGAGAAGGAGGAGCAGACGCGCAGCGACCCAGCTCGCCCTCCGCCAACGCTTAAATAGCCCCGcgcccacctccctcagcctcggaTTGGGCTCCCAGAATAAGCAACAGCTTTGCTTTCACACAGGTGCGCCCACCTGTGAATCCCTTGGCGTTGAACGTCTGTTGGAGAGCTCAGGTGTCCCTGCGTGATCCTTTCCACGTTGGGGAAAGCTGCTCAGCTGGAGAACTTCCTCCCGCGTCTTTAGTGAGACTAGATCCCTAGCTGAGCTGAAACTGAATTTTCCTCCCATGTGGGAGGGGAAGACTCTTGTTTCCATATTCACAACGTGCCTTTGCACCTGTCCTAGATTGACGACATATTTTCATAATGGATGCGTCCTTTCATCTATTAGGAGATCTGTGGTTAGGAAAGGCCTTCCATATGTTAACTCAACAGGACTTAATTATAAGTTTTACGTTGGAGCAGTTCTAACCCGCAGTAAGCTATGGGTGTTAGAGATAGGCTCTGATTTAGCTACAGTCTTCTTTAGAGTAGGATTAGCCCTTTCACCTTTCCCGAGGACTGCAGTCTCCAGCAGAGTGAAGGTGATATTGGACTCTTAAAGCTGAGGATAGGTAATGGGTTACGCCTGCTGTGGAAGATGGGCCATCGTCACTCTGCAGGCTTTTAGATTACCCAGACTGAGGAGTTATTTCTTctaataaacatttttcagatgGGGTGGGGAATGCCTCAATCTAACCAGTGACGGTATCAGTAAGCATTAGCAAATATTTGAATCTCCTGCAGAAAGGCATCGGGGTAAATTAGAGTTGCCAGTTCTCACCTGGATAGGTTCTTCAATTTTGGACAGGTTTAACTGGAGAAGGAGAAAATTGCTGGCTGTTTGGGTCATGTCAGGCACAGAGCTCACAGTGCTGAGTCACCTGTTttagtgttttgaaaagatttaccCCTATAAACAAATGAGACATTAACAGAAACAAAGAATCCCTTCTAGGGTGAAAAGAATCATGAAAGTGCTGAATTATATCCCTATGATTGGTATTTGGCATTAGTAACTTATTACCATCATTCAGACAGCCAGAGG
The nucleotide sequence above comes from Symphalangus syndactylus isolate Jambi chromosome 3, NHGRI_mSymSyn1-v2.1_pri, whole genome shotgun sequence. Encoded proteins:
- the LOC129478605 gene encoding tubulin beta 8B isoform X19 — encoded protein: MREIVLTQAGQCGNQIGAKFWEVISDEHAIDSAGTYHGDSHLQLERINVYYNEASGGRYVPRAVLVDLEPGTMDSVRSGLFGQIFRPDNFIFGQCGAGNNWAKGHYTEGAELMESVMDVVRKEAESCDCLQGFQLTHSLGGGTGSGMGTLLLSKIREEYPDRIINTFSILPSPKVSDTVVEPYNATLSVHQLIENADETFCIDNEALYDICSRTLKLPTPTYGDLNHLVSATMSGVTTCLRFPGQLNADLRKLAVNMVPFPRLHFFMPGFAPLTSRGSQQYRALTVAELTQQMFDAESNMNDLVSEYQQYQDATAEEEEDEEYAEEEVA
- the LOC129478605 gene encoding tubulin beta-8 chain isoform X12 produces the protein MREIVLTQAGQCGRYVPRAVLVDLEPGTMDSVRSGLFGQIFRPDNFIFGQCGAGNNWAKGHYTEGAELMESVMDVVRKEAESCDCLQGFQLTHSLGGGTGSGMGTLLLSKIREEYPDRIINTFSILPSPKVSDTVVEPYNATLSVHQLIENADETFCIDNEALYDICSRTLKLPTPTYGDLNHLVSATMSGVTTCLRFPGQLNADLRKLAVNMVPFPRLHFFMPGFAPLTSRGSQQYRALTVAELTQQMFDAKNMMAACDPRHGRYLTAAAIFRGRMPMREVDEQMFNIQDKNSSYFADWLPNNVKTAVCDIPPRGLKMSATFIGNNTAIQELFKRVSEQFTAMFRRKAFLHWYTGEGMDEMEFTEAESNMNDLVSEYQQYQDATAEEEEDEEYAEEEVA
- the LOC129478605 gene encoding tubulin beta-8 chain isoform X6; protein product: MREIVLTQAGQCGNQIGAKFWEVISDEHAIDSAGTYHGDSHLQLERINVYYNEASGGRYVPRAVLVDLEPGTMDSVRSGLFGQIFRPDNFIFGQCGAGNNWAKGHYTEGAELMESVMDVVRKEAESCDCLQGFQLTHSLGGGTGSGMGTLLLSKIREEYPDRIINTFSILPSPKVSDTVVEPYNATLSTFCIDNEALYDICSRTLKLPTPTYGDLNHLVSATMSGVTTCLRFPGQLNADLRKLAVNMVPFPRLHFFMPGFAPLTSRGSQQYRALTVAELTQQMFDAKNMMAACDPRHGRYLTAAAIFRGRMPMREVDEQMFNIQDKNSSYFADWLPNNVKTAVCDIPPRGLKMSATFIGNNTAIQELFKRVSEQFTAMFRRKAFLHWYTGEGMDEMEFTEAESNMNDLVSEYQQYQDATAEEEEDEEYAEEEVA
- the LOC129478605 gene encoding tubulin beta-8 chain isoform X20; amino-acid sequence: MREIVLTQAGQCGNQIGAKFWEVISDEHAIDSAGTYHGDSHLQLERINVYYNEASGGRYVPRAVLVDLEPGTMDSVRSGLFGQIFRPDNFIFGQCGAGNNWAKGHYTEGAELMESVMDVVRKEAESCDCLQGFQLTHSLGGGTGSGMGTLLLSKIREEYPDRIINTFSILPSPKVSDTVVEPYNATLSVHQLAAIFRGRMPMREVDEQMFNIQDKNSSYFADWLPNNVKTAVCDIPPRGLKMSATFIGNNTAIQELFKRVSEQFTAMFRRKAFLHWYTGEGMDEMEFTEAESNMNDLVSEYQQYQDATAEEEEDEEYAEEEVA
- the LOC129478605 gene encoding tubulin beta-8 chain isoform X1 encodes the protein METRVFPSHMGGKFSFSSARDLVSLKTREEVLQLSSFPQRGKDHAGTPELSNRRSTPRDSQFWEVISDEHAIDSAGTYHGDSHLQLERINVYYNEASGGRYVPRAVLVDLEPGTMDSVRSGLFGQIFRPDNFIFGQCGAGNNWAKGHYTEGAELMESVMDVVRKEAESCDCLQGFQLTHSLGGGTGSGMGTLLLSKIREEYPDRIINTFSILPSPKVSDTVVEPYNATLSVHQLIENADETFCIDNEALYDICSRTLKLPTPTYGDLNHLVSATMSGVTTCLRFPGQLNADLRKLAVNMVPFPRLHFFMPGFAPLTSRGSQQYRALTVAELTQQMFDAKNMMAACDPRHGRYLTAAAIFRGRMPMREVDEQMFNIQDKNSSYFADWLPNNVKTAVCDIPPRGLKMSATFIGNNTAIQELFKRVSEQFTAMFRRKAFLHWYTGEGMDEMEFTEAESNMNDLVSEYQQYQDATAEEEEDEEYAEEEVA
- the LOC129478605 gene encoding tubulin beta-8 chain isoform X10 — translated: MREIVLTQAGQCGNQIGAKFWEVISDEHAIDSAGTYHGDSHLQLERINVYYNEASGGRYVPRAVLVDLEPGTMDSVRSGLFGQIFRPDNFIFGQCGAGNNWAKGHYTEGAELMESVMDVVRKEAESCDCLQGFQLTHSLDTVVEPYNATLSVHQLIENADETFCIDNEALYDICSRTLKLPTPTYGDLNHLVSATMSGVTTCLRFPGQLNADLRKLAVNMVPFPRLHFFMPGFAPLTSRGSQQYRALTVAELTQQMFDAKNMMAACDPRHGRYLTAAAIFRGRMPMREVDEQMFNIQDKNSSYFADWLPNNVKTAVCDIPPRGLKMSATFIGNNTAIQELFKRVSEQFTAMFRRKAFLHWYTGEGMDEMEFTEAESNMNDLVSEYQQYQDATAEEEEDEEYAEEEVA
- the LOC129478605 gene encoding tubulin beta-8 chain isoform X2, which encodes MREIVLTQAGQCGNQIGAKFWEVISDEHAIDSAGTYHGDSHLQLERINVYYNEASGGRYVPRAVLVDLEPGTMDSVRSGLFGQIFRPDNFIFGQCGAGNNWAKGHYTEGAELMESVMDVVRKEAESCDCLQGFQLTHSLGGGTGSGMGTLLLSKIREEYPDRIINTFSILPSPKVSDTVVEPYNATLSVHQLIENADETFCIDNEALYDICSRTLKLPTPTYGDLNHLVSATMSGVTTCLRFPGQLNADLRKLAVNMVPFPRLHFFMPGFAPLTSRGSQQYRALTVAELTQQMFDAKNMMAACDPRHGRYLTAAAIFRGRMPMREVDEQMFNIQDKNSSYFADWLPNNVKTAVCDIPPRGLKMSATFIGNNTAIQELFKRVSEQFTAMFRRKAFLHWYTGEGMDEMEFTEAESNMNDLVSEYQQYQDATAEEEEDEEYAEEEVA
- the LOC129478605 gene encoding tubulin beta-8 chain isoform X24, encoding MREIVLTQAGQCGNQIGAKFWEVISDEHAIDSAGTYHGDSHLQLERINVYYNEASGGRYVPRAVLVDLEPGTMDSVRSGLFGQIFRPDNFIFGQCGAGNNWAKGHYTEGAELMESVMDVVRKEAESCDCLQGFQLFKRVSEQFTAMFRRKAFLHWYTGEGMDEMEFTEAESNMNDLVSEYQQYQDATAEEEEDEEYAEEEVA
- the LOC129478605 gene encoding tubulin beta-8 chain isoform X8, which produces MREIVLTQAGQCGNQIGAKFWEVISDEHAIDSAGTYHGDSHLQLERINVYYNEASGGRYVPRAVLVDLEPGTMDSVRSGLFGQIFRPDNFIFGQCGAGNNWAKGHYTEGAELMESVMDVVRKEAESCDCLQGFQLTHSLGGGTGILPSPKVSDTVVEPYNATLSVHQLIENADETFCIDNEALYDICSRTLKLPTPTYGDLNHLVSATMSGVTTCLRFPGQLNADLRKLAVNMVPFPRLHFFMPGFAPLTSRGSQQYRALTVAELTQQMFDAKNMMAACDPRHGRYLTAAAIFRGRMPMREVDEQMFNIQDKNSSYFADWLPNNVKTAVCDIPPRGLKMSATFIGNNTAIQELFKRVSEQFTAMFRRKAFLHWYTGEGMDEMEFTEAESNMNDLVSEYQQYQDATAEEEEDEEYAEEEVA
- the LOC129478605 gene encoding tubulin beta-8 chain isoform X23, whose product is MREIVLTQAGQCGNQIGAKFWEVISDEHAIDSAGTYHGDSHLQLERINVYYNEASGGRYVPRAVLVDLEPGTMDSVRSGLFGQIFRPDNFIFGQCGAGNNWAKGHYTEGAELMESVMDVVRKEVDEQMFNIQDKNSSYFADWLPNNVKTAVCDIPPRGLKMSATFIGNNTAIQELFKRVSEQFTAMFRRKAFLHWYTGEGMDEMEFTEAESNMNDLVSEYQQYQDATAEEEEDEEYAEEEVA
- the LOC129478605 gene encoding tubulin beta-8 chain isoform X25; amino-acid sequence: MREIVLTQAGQCGNQIGAKFWEVISDEHAIDSAGTYHGDSHLQLERINVYYNEASGGRYVPRAVLVDLEPGTMDSVRSGLFGQIFRPDNFIFGQCGAGNNWAKGHYTEGAELMESGMDEMEFTEAESNMNDLVSEYQQYQDATAEEEEDEEYAEEEVA
- the LOC129478605 gene encoding tubulin beta-4B chain isoform X17, coding for MREIVLTQAGQCGNQIGAKFWEVISDEHAIDSAGTYHGDSHLQLERINVYYNEASGGRYVPRAVLVDLEPGTMDSVRSGLFGQIFRPDNFIFGQCGAGNNWAKGHYTEGAELMESVMDVVRKEAESCDCLQGFQLTHSLGGGTGSGMGTLLLSKIREEYPDRITTPTYGDLNHLVSATMSGVTTCLRFPGQLNADLRKLAVNMVPFPRLHFFMPGFAPLTSRGSQQYRALTVAELTQQMFDAKNMMAACDPRHGRYLTAAAIFRAVCDIPPRGLKMSATFIGNNTAIQELFKRVSEQFTAMFRRKAFLHWYTGEGMDEMEFTEAESNMNDLVSEYQQYQDATAEEEEDEEYAEEEVA